In Acidimicrobiales bacterium, one DNA window encodes the following:
- a CDS encoding tyrosine-type recombinase/integrase, whose translation MCTNRFGRLRAQLGLDRVRLHDLRHFVATVLGDGGVPIATISSRLGHRDTATTLNIYTHALPATDRVAATYLGALLSPNAGAS comes from the coding sequence GTGTGCACCAACCGGTTCGGCCGGCTCCGGGCCCAGCTCGGCCTCGACCGGGTGCGCCTGCACGACCTGCGCCACTTCGTCGCCACCGTGCTCGGCGACGGCGGCGTCCCGATCGCCACGATCAGCTCCCGCCTCGGCCACCGCGACACCGCCACGACGCTCAACATCTACACCCACGCCCTCCCCGCCACCGACCGAGTCGCCGCCACCTACCTCGGCGCCCTGCTCTCCCCGAATGCAGGCGCCTCCTGA
- a CDS encoding PilZ domain-containing protein encodes MGARRASKQPLVARVLDISQTGAQVVAQADDRIKRGSHLVVILAEVPCDIRVRWQRPTNVEEVLAYGIEFLRPSPEFAQAIVDVFRECYRRDGLELRPPPIARQHGW; translated from the coding sequence GTGGGTGCACGCAGAGCGAGCAAGCAGCCGCTCGTCGCGCGCGTCCTCGACATCTCCCAGACCGGTGCGCAGGTGGTCGCCCAGGCCGACGACCGCATCAAACGGGGCAGCCACCTGGTGGTGATCCTGGCCGAGGTGCCCTGCGACATCCGGGTTCGGTGGCAACGGCCGACCAACGTCGAGGAGGTCCTGGCCTACGGCATCGAGTTCCTGCGACCGTCGCCGGAGTTCGCCCAGGCGATCGTCGACGTGTTCCGCGAGTGCTACCGGCGCGACGGGCTGGAACTGCGCCCGCCACCGATCGCCCGCCAGCACGGCTGGTGA
- a CDS encoding ATP-binding protein has product MRFDQPLEVRLVASVDAVPTARHRVSRWLAQARTDRVMNDELALVVTELVTNAVEASPGPDATIEVHGHFDRGPTVVLQVSDHGRGFDLARSLEFPAVRAVRGRGLPIVDALTDDLVVERRGDTTVVEITRNLGVSRR; this is encoded by the coding sequence GTGAGGTTCGACCAGCCGCTCGAGGTCAGGTTGGTGGCCTCGGTCGACGCGGTCCCGACCGCCCGGCACCGGGTGAGCCGGTGGCTGGCGCAAGCCCGGACCGACCGAGTGATGAACGATGAGCTGGCCTTGGTGGTCACCGAGCTGGTGACCAACGCCGTCGAGGCATCGCCGGGGCCCGACGCCACCATCGAGGTCCATGGGCACTTCGACCGTGGCCCCACCGTCGTGCTGCAGGTGAGCGACCACGGCCGCGGCTTCGACCTCGCTCGGTCCCTCGAGTTCCCCGCCGTCCGCGCCGTGCGGGGACGTGGTCTCCCCATCGTCGATGCGCTGACCGATGACCTCGTCGTCGAGCGCCGAGGCGACACCACTGTCGTCGAGATCACCCGCAACCTCGGCGTTTCCCGCCGCTGA
- a CDS encoding Ku protein, which produces MPRAVWSGAISFGLVSIPVKLFTAVSSKTVRFNQIDRRSGSRVRQRLVSETDGAEVPRSDIAKGYQLGPGEYVLVDDSELEALDPKAEHTIDIEEFVDLADIDPIYFDRPYWLAPDPGTAKPYALLARTMAESNKVAIARFVMRSRQQLAAVRAVDGRLVMSTMNWADELVDPAELPGFDALDDFEVSEREQKLAEQLIESLAADWDPTKYHDTHREQVLALIDRKASGDEEVVTTGETAGTGGEVVDLMAALEASVEGRRRAKGRHPSSTAEGSETAKGTRSATAKSPAKKAPAKKQTAKKAPAKKQTAKKAPAKKQTGATAKRKTSPPARKSA; this is translated from the coding sequence ATGCCCCGTGCCGTGTGGAGTGGAGCGATCAGCTTCGGGCTGGTCAGCATCCCGGTGAAGCTGTTCACCGCCGTCTCGTCCAAGACCGTGCGCTTCAACCAGATCGACCGCCGCAGCGGGTCCCGCGTGCGCCAACGGCTGGTCTCGGAGACCGACGGGGCAGAGGTGCCCCGCAGCGACATCGCCAAGGGCTATCAGCTCGGTCCCGGCGAGTACGTCCTGGTCGACGACAGCGAACTGGAGGCGCTCGACCCCAAGGCCGAGCACACCATCGACATCGAGGAGTTCGTCGATCTTGCCGACATCGACCCGATCTACTTCGACCGGCCCTACTGGCTGGCACCCGACCCGGGCACCGCCAAGCCCTATGCCCTGCTGGCCCGGACCATGGCCGAGTCGAACAAGGTGGCCATCGCCCGGTTCGTGATGCGGTCCCGCCAGCAGCTCGCCGCCGTCCGCGCCGTCGACGGCCGCCTCGTCATGTCCACGATGAACTGGGCCGACGAACTGGTCGACCCCGCCGAACTGCCCGGCTTCGACGCCCTTGATGATTTCGAGGTGTCCGAGCGCGAGCAGAAGCTCGCCGAACAGCTCATCGAATCGCTCGCCGCCGACTGGGACCCCACCAAGTACCACGACACCCACCGAGAGCAGGTCCTGGCCCTCATCGACCGCAAGGCCAGCGGCGACGAGGAGGTGGTCACGACCGGTGAGACCGCCGGCACCGGCGGCGAGGTCGTCGACCTCATGGCTGCCCTCGAGGCCAGCGTCGAAGGTCGCCGCCGGGCCAAGGGTCGCCATCCCTCCTCCACAGCCGAGGGCAGCGAGACCGCCAAGGGCACCCGGTCGGCAACGGCCAAGTCGCCCGCCAAGAAGGCGCCGGCCAAGAAGCAGACCGCCAAGAAGGCCCCGGCCAAGAAGCAGACCGCCAAGAAGGCCCCTGCCAAGAAGCAGACCGGCGCGACGGCCAAGCGGAAGACCTCCCCGCCCGCCCGCAAGTCGGCCTGA
- the ligD gene encoding non-homologous end-joining DNA ligase: MSERTEVTFEGRRLSVSNLDKVLYPASGFTKGDLIDYYVGIAPALVPHLDGRGVTLRRFPDGVDEDSFFEKRCPRHRPDWVEVAPGPGEGRDDGIDYCVIADAPSLAWAANLAAIELHAPLHLASDAEHPTALVFDLDPGPGTDITDCAGVALELAELLERDDLAGVAKTSGSKGLQLYVPLNGEPRAGLKRATPTYERTRAYALTLAAELEEQHPDRVVTTMAKQARTNKVFIDWSQNHQHKTTVAVYSLRGREHATASTPLTWDEVDQAAAGTRWSFTAHEVLDRVDDLGDLFEPVITDRQALPDVDRSILER, from the coding sequence GTGAGCGAGCGCACCGAGGTCACCTTCGAAGGACGCCGGCTCAGCGTGTCCAACCTCGACAAGGTGCTGTATCCCGCCAGCGGGTTCACCAAGGGCGACCTCATCGACTACTACGTCGGCATCGCCCCGGCGCTCGTCCCCCACTTGGACGGGCGCGGCGTCACCCTGCGCCGGTTCCCCGACGGGGTCGACGAGGACTCGTTCTTCGAGAAGCGCTGCCCCAGGCACCGCCCAGACTGGGTCGAGGTCGCTCCGGGTCCCGGTGAGGGACGCGACGACGGCATCGACTACTGCGTCATTGCCGACGCGCCGAGCCTGGCCTGGGCCGCGAACCTGGCCGCCATCGAGCTGCACGCCCCGCTGCACCTGGCGTCGGATGCCGAGCATCCCACCGCCCTGGTGTTCGATCTCGACCCTGGTCCCGGCACCGACATCACCGACTGCGCCGGGGTGGCGCTCGAGCTCGCCGAGCTGCTCGAGCGCGACGACCTGGCGGGTGTGGCCAAGACCTCGGGCTCCAAGGGTCTGCAGCTCTATGTCCCCCTCAACGGCGAACCCCGTGCCGGACTCAAGCGAGCCACACCCACCTACGAGCGGACCAGGGCCTACGCGCTCACCCTGGCCGCCGAGCTCGAGGAACAGCACCCCGACCGGGTCGTGACCACCATGGCCAAGCAGGCCCGCACGAACAAGGTCTTCATCGACTGGAGCCAGAACCACCAGCACAAGACCACCGTCGCCGTGTACTCGCTGCGCGGCCGCGAGCACGCCACCGCATCCACGCCGCTCACCTGGGACGAGGTCGACCAGGCCGCCGCCGGCACCCGTTGGTCGTTCACCGCCCACGAGGTGCTCGACCGGGTCGATGATCTCGGCGACCTGTTCGAACCGGTCATCACCGACCGCCAGGCCCTTCCCGACGTGGACCGCTCCATCCTCGAGCGCTGA
- a CDS encoding SigB/SigF/SigG family RNA polymerase sigma factor, whose amino-acid sequence MSEPTFDIDAAFVEYRRTGSRRLRNQLIEAHRHVAERVARRFPNRSLPWDDVFQVAQLGLLKAVERFDPDRGFKFSTFAEPTISGELKRHFRDHLWDVRVPRRAHDLQQSVKRISEELTHELGRAPTISEIADRLDVLPDDVMMAMEADSARRAASLSAPVGDSEGAPLSDQLGKADPALERAADRVTLVDLVSQLPEREREMIRLRFEHNLSQSEIGERLGVSQMHVSRLLRRTLTDLRAQLGGSS is encoded by the coding sequence GTGAGCGAGCCCACCTTCGACATCGACGCGGCGTTCGTGGAGTACCGCCGAACCGGGAGCCGGCGGCTGCGCAACCAGCTCATCGAAGCCCACCGCCATGTGGCCGAACGGGTCGCCCGCCGGTTTCCCAACCGCAGTTTGCCCTGGGATGACGTGTTCCAAGTGGCCCAGCTCGGGCTGTTGAAGGCGGTCGAGCGCTTCGACCCGGACCGCGGGTTCAAGTTCTCCACCTTCGCCGAGCCGACGATCAGCGGCGAGTTGAAGCGGCACTTCCGCGACCACCTCTGGGACGTCCGCGTCCCCCGACGAGCCCACGACCTGCAGCAGTCGGTGAAGCGGATCTCCGAGGAGCTCACCCACGAGCTCGGTCGGGCACCGACGATCAGCGAGATCGCCGACCGGCTCGACGTGCTTCCCGACGACGTGATGATGGCGATGGAAGCCGACTCGGCGCGACGGGCGGCGTCGTTGTCGGCACCGGTCGGCGACAGCGAGGGGGCCCCACTGTCCGATCAGCTCGGCAAAGCCGACCCGGCCCTGGAGCGGGCGGCGGATCGGGTCACCCTCGTCGACCTCGTCTCCCAACTGCCCGAGCGTGAGCGCGAGATGATCCGGCTGCGCTTCGAGCACAACCTGTCGCAGTCAGAGATCGGCGAGCGGCTGGGGGTGAGCCAGATGCACGTGTCGCGGCTGCTGCGGAGGACCCTGACCGACCTGCGGGCCCAGCTCGGCGGGTCGAGCTGA
- a CDS encoding STAS domain-containing protein, whose protein sequence is MNINVDRNDAQVVVTIEGELDAHNCSELGKAVLGATGHDARSVVIDASDLGFIDSSAISELLRVRQEVVDRDGELTIRNAGSSVRRVLEITGLLETFGVT, encoded by the coding sequence ATGAACATCAACGTTGATCGGAACGACGCCCAAGTGGTCGTGACCATCGAAGGCGAGCTCGACGCCCACAACTGTTCGGAACTGGGAAAAGCCGTCCTCGGCGCGACGGGCCACGACGCCCGTTCGGTGGTGATCGACGCCTCCGACCTCGGGTTCATCGACTCCTCGGCGATCTCCGAGCTGCTCCGCGTCCGCCAAGAGGTGGTCGACCGCGACGGCGAGCTGACGATCCGCAACGCCGGTTCGAGCGTGCGGAGGGTGCTGGAGATCACGGGGCTCCTCGAGACCTTCGGCGTCACCTGA
- a CDS encoding diguanylate cyclase, whose product MSSFADDPSAILDRLSDPVVVVDDRMVITSANQATADLVGAAGPGDLIGRVGTEWVHEPDRVDAAERLATVADGEDRSPVSLRVVRFDQSVAWVEVTGAIVSAPLEPTRVALSLRNVDWRHAADLDAARVVQRSHSLVSAALLLQALPPGGLSEALETVVESVGSAVRADVVAVHEVVHDGGSMTLRARWVTGRAAEATRNLPVRSVALDQVPNWVNALNTTRSAVEVVDDRLAIQAELTRVEPAITEGLTLALQPGERLLGALTVGTGPDRRLSSDERDYLEHAAEIIGVAFQRERSDRTLVESEAMFRDLFENSSAIMYLIDPVSLRIVDANEAATSFYGHERRDMAGMDLHELTVHSRAELAELVREARTGGSTTIIDEQQLLADGDVRTVEIHSTPMNLGSRPLDLAIVQDVTDQRRAVARLERLASTDDLTGALNRRRFLEAVPEEIERTARYRHDLTLLVLDLDHFKSINDEWGHLAGDAVLVEFARICSGFLRSSDRFARMGGEEFALLLPETGLDEAALIAERIRAATEAIVVAEVECSPVCTVSIGAAQWREGWDEDDLFAEADRKLYRAKQAGRNRSEV is encoded by the coding sequence GTGAGCAGCTTCGCTGACGACCCGAGCGCCATCCTCGACCGGTTGTCGGACCCAGTCGTCGTCGTCGATGACCGCATGGTCATCACCAGCGCCAACCAGGCCACCGCCGACCTCGTCGGTGCTGCTGGGCCTGGCGATCTCATCGGCCGTGTCGGCACCGAGTGGGTGCACGAACCCGACCGCGTCGACGCCGCCGAACGCTTGGCCACCGTCGCCGACGGCGAGGACCGGTCGCCGGTGTCGCTGCGGGTGGTCCGGTTCGATCAGTCGGTGGCGTGGGTCGAGGTCACCGGCGCCATCGTCTCCGCTCCGCTTGAACCGACCCGGGTGGCGCTCAGTCTCCGCAACGTCGACTGGCGACACGCGGCCGACCTCGATGCCGCGAGGGTGGTACAGCGGTCGCACTCGCTGGTCTCTGCCGCCCTCCTGCTCCAGGCCCTGCCTCCCGGTGGGCTGTCGGAGGCGCTCGAGACCGTCGTCGAGAGCGTCGGTTCGGCGGTGAGGGCCGATGTGGTCGCGGTCCACGAGGTGGTCCACGACGGTGGTTCCATGACGCTGCGGGCCCGGTGGGTGACGGGCCGGGCTGCAGAAGCGACCCGAAACCTGCCGGTCAGGAGCGTGGCGCTCGACCAGGTCCCCAACTGGGTCAACGCCCTCAACACCACCCGCTCGGCGGTCGAGGTCGTCGACGACCGCTTGGCGATCCAGGCCGAACTGACCCGTGTCGAGCCCGCCATCACCGAAGGTCTGACCCTGGCCCTCCAACCCGGCGAGCGGCTGCTCGGCGCGCTCACGGTGGGCACCGGTCCTGACCGCAGGTTGTCCAGCGACGAGCGCGACTACCTCGAACATGCGGCGGAGATCATCGGGGTGGCGTTCCAGCGCGAGCGCAGCGACCGGACCCTGGTCGAGAGCGAGGCGATGTTCCGGGACCTGTTCGAGAACAGCAGCGCCATCATGTACCTCATCGACCCGGTGAGCCTGCGCATCGTCGACGCCAACGAGGCGGCGACCAGCTTCTACGGCCACGAGCGGCGCGACATGGCAGGGATGGACCTGCACGAGCTGACCGTCCACAGCCGTGCCGAGCTCGCCGAGCTGGTGAGAGAGGCCCGCACCGGTGGGAGCACGACGATCATCGACGAGCAGCAGCTGCTGGCCGACGGCGATGTCCGCACCGTCGAGATCCACTCCACACCGATGAACCTGGGAAGCCGCCCCCTCGACCTGGCCATCGTCCAGGACGTCACCGACCAGCGCCGCGCCGTCGCCAGGTTGGAACGCCTCGCATCGACCGACGATCTCACCGGAGCACTCAACCGGCGCCGCTTCCTCGAGGCCGTCCCCGAGGAGATCGAGCGCACTGCCCGCTATCGCCACGATCTCACGCTGTTGGTGCTCGACCTCGACCACTTCAAGTCCATCAACGACGAGTGGGGGCATCTGGCGGGCGACGCCGTGCTCGTGGAGTTCGCCCGGATCTGCTCGGGGTTCCTGCGCTCCTCGGATCGATTCGCCCGGATGGGGGGTGAGGAGTTCGCCCTGCTGTTGCCCGAGACCGGCCTCGACGAGGCAGCGCTGATCGCCGAACGCATCAGGGCGGCCACCGAGGCGATCGTCGTGGCCGAGGTCGAATGCTCTCCCGTGTGCACGGTCAGCATCGGCGCCGCCCAGTGGCGTGAGGGATGGGACGAGGATGATCTCTTCGCCGAGGCTGATCGCAAGCTCTACCGCGCCAAGCAGGCGGGGCGGAACCGTTCCGAGGTCTGA
- a CDS encoding ABC transporter ATP-binding protein, producing the protein MGSPQPPVLHVDAATRRFPDGTVALDRFDLTVARSELVSVVGPSGCGKTTLLRLCSGLDEPSEGAVQRWVDQVAHVFQEPALLPWRSVLGNVELAGELAGVDRSKRRATARWALDAVGLDDVEQLLPSQMSVGMRMRASLAQSLTSAAGLFLLDEPFAAVDEITRGKLQDLWSGLFAELGVAGVFVTHSIPEAVYLGTRVLVLSVRPARVAAEIEVPWTHPRDPELRFDPAFAQLCGQVHQALETGAR; encoded by the coding sequence GTGGGCTCACCGCAGCCCCCGGTGCTCCACGTGGATGCCGCTACCCGCCGGTTCCCCGACGGCACCGTTGCGCTCGACCGGTTCGACCTCACCGTCGCGCGCTCCGAGCTGGTGTCGGTGGTCGGGCCGTCGGGCTGCGGAAAGACCACCTTGCTGCGACTCTGTTCGGGGCTCGACGAGCCGAGCGAGGGCGCCGTCCAGCGGTGGGTCGATCAGGTGGCCCACGTGTTCCAGGAGCCGGCCCTGTTGCCGTGGCGCTCGGTGCTCGGCAACGTCGAGCTCGCTGGGGAGCTGGCCGGGGTGGACCGATCCAAGAGGCGGGCGACCGCACGGTGGGCGTTGGATGCGGTCGGGCTGGACGACGTCGAGCAGCTGCTTCCCTCGCAGATGTCGGTGGGCATGCGGATGCGTGCCTCGTTGGCGCAGTCGCTCACCTCTGCTGCCGGACTGTTCCTGTTGGACGAGCCCTTCGCCGCGGTCGACGAGATCACCAGGGGCAAGCTCCAGGATCTGTGGTCGGGCCTGTTCGCCGAGCTGGGGGTTGCCGGTGTGTTCGTCACCCACTCGATCCCCGAAGCGGTCTACCTCGGCACCAGAGTTCTCGTCCTCTCAGTCCGCCCGGCGCGGGTGGCGGCCGAGATCGAGGTCCCCTGGACCCATCCCCGGGATCCCGAGCTTCGCTTCGACCCGGCGTTCGCGCAGCTCTGCGGGCAGGTCCACCAAGCGCTCGAAACGGGGGCCCGATGA
- a CDS encoding ABC transporter permease has translation MPPLGVLVGVIGLWYTITYLVLEPHRRFLLRAPHEVVAVGFADRDNLSEIIEGAWLTAQVAALGLVLAVAIGVGVAVLMSRAPWVERSLYPYAVALQAVPILAIVPLIALWFGYGFGARVVVCVIISLFPIIANTLFGLLSVPPPLHDLFSLHRASPRDRLWKLQLPHALPSFFVGVRISSGLSVVGAIVGDFFFRQGPPGLGQLIDRYGARLRSEELIAAIIVASLLGVAAFWLAGWVQRRVVGHWHHEFRPVDPSLR, from the coding sequence GTGCCACCTCTCGGGGTGCTGGTCGGCGTCATCGGCCTCTGGTACACCATCACCTATCTGGTACTCGAGCCCCACCGACGGTTCCTGCTCCGGGCGCCGCACGAGGTGGTGGCCGTGGGGTTCGCCGACCGGGACAACCTCTCCGAGATCATCGAGGGAGCGTGGTTGACCGCTCAGGTCGCGGCGCTCGGCCTCGTTCTCGCCGTGGCCATCGGCGTCGGGGTGGCAGTGCTGATGAGTCGCGCCCCCTGGGTCGAGCGCTCGCTCTATCCCTACGCCGTGGCCCTCCAAGCGGTTCCGATCCTGGCCATCGTTCCCCTCATCGCCTTGTGGTTCGGATACGGCTTCGGTGCACGCGTCGTGGTCTGTGTGATCATCTCGCTGTTCCCGATCATCGCCAACACCCTCTTCGGCCTGCTGTCGGTGCCCCCGCCGCTGCACGATCTGTTCTCGCTCCACCGGGCTTCGCCGCGGGATCGTCTCTGGAAGCTGCAGTTGCCCCACGCGTTGCCATCGTTCTTCGTCGGGGTGCGGATCTCGTCGGGGTTGTCGGTGGTTGGCGCCATCGTCGGCGACTTCTTCTTCCGCCAGGGACCGCCAGGGTTGGGCCAGCTGATCGATCGGTACGGAGCACGGCTTCGCAGCGAGGAGCTGATCGCGGCCATCATCGTGGCGTCGCTGCTCGGTGTCGCTGCCTTCTGGCTCGCGGGCTGGGTCCAGCGTCGGGTGGTGGGACACTGGCACCACGAGTTCCGTCCCGTCGACCCAAGCCTTCGATGA
- a CDS encoding EAL domain-containing protein, translating to MTLVALMVLLAWIVCYGAGGSQTVAPHIFYVPVILAAVRFGPWGALAAGLAAGFAAGPLLPLDVAAGTSQEPLNWGLRAGAFILIGELAAFLTIHSRPSIRGQIAKTVMRRDLRHALDARHLHVQYQPIVDLSTRRIVGAEALVRWTDPDRGPRYPDEFIPLIEDAGLAHLVSDFMLDEVSHQLREWRSIGLIDADTGFKLAINVSGTELQGDRLENKVRDTVIGSRIPAAWIHLEVTETALIDDLDVAVRGLQRLRGVGVRLAIDDFGTGESSLRYLHRFPVNTVKIDRSFITALVDDERGRSIVAAVVSLASDMGLVTIAEGVETHAHAQILAELGCDMAQGYHFNRPLPPAEFERQLRGRTTRRT from the coding sequence GTGACCCTCGTCGCGCTCATGGTGCTGCTCGCATGGATCGTCTGCTACGGGGCCGGTGGCTCCCAAACCGTGGCCCCCCACATCTTCTATGTGCCGGTGATCCTCGCCGCCGTCCGCTTCGGTCCCTGGGGCGCCCTCGCCGCGGGCCTGGCTGCAGGGTTCGCCGCGGGGCCCCTACTACCTCTCGACGTCGCTGCCGGCACCAGCCAAGAACCGCTCAACTGGGGGCTGCGGGCAGGTGCGTTCATCCTCATTGGCGAACTGGCCGCGTTCCTGACGATCCACTCACGACCGTCGATTCGCGGCCAGATAGCCAAGACCGTCATGCGCCGCGACCTTCGACACGCGCTCGATGCCCGCCACCTTCATGTCCAGTACCAACCGATCGTGGATCTCTCCACTCGCCGCATCGTCGGCGCCGAAGCCCTGGTGCGCTGGACCGATCCCGATCGAGGACCCAGGTACCCCGACGAGTTCATCCCCCTTATCGAAGACGCCGGGCTCGCGCACCTGGTGTCGGACTTCATGCTCGACGAGGTCAGCCACCAACTCCGCGAGTGGCGCTCCATCGGTCTGATCGACGCCGACACCGGATTCAAGCTGGCGATCAACGTGTCTGGCACAGAGCTGCAAGGTGACCGGCTCGAGAACAAGGTTCGCGACACCGTGATCGGCTCCCGGATCCCGGCCGCGTGGATCCACCTCGAGGTCACCGAGACCGCCCTCATCGACGACCTGGACGTCGCGGTGCGTGGCCTGCAGCGCCTCCGCGGTGTCGGCGTGCGACTCGCGATCGACGACTTCGGAACCGGGGAGTCGTCGCTGCGCTACCTTCACAGGTTCCCGGTCAACACCGTCAAGATCGACCGATCGTTCATCACCGCGCTGGTCGACGATGAACGTGGCCGATCCATCGTCGCTGCGGTCGTCTCCCTCGCCTCTGACATGGGTCTGGTCACCATCGCCGAAGGCGTCGAGACCCACGCCCACGCGCAGATCCTCGCCGAGCTCGGCTGCGACATGGCCCAGGGTTATCACTTCAACCGACCACTGCCTCCAGCAGAGTTCGAACGGCAGCTCCGCGGCCGGACCACTCGCCGCACCTGA
- the pheA gene encoding prephenate dehydratase, with protein sequence MTPPAASPSPSPPLDAATVAYLGPEATFTQQALLSQPDLAALSMTAMPTISDVLAATAGGVVDLGFVPIENAIEGSVTVTLDTLAFEADLYIQREVVIDVSLNLLGLPDADLESITRVASYQVATAQCRNFLLTRLPGVVTEAANSTAEAARLVAEHEDPTEAAVGTALAAEVYGLKVLAEEIEDHPGNQTRFVAVSAHGIPAPTGHDRTSIVIFQRADRPGSLLSILQEFAARAINLTKLESRPTKKGLGDYCFIIDLEGHIDDELVADCLRDLKSKQAEVKFLGSYPAAGDQGVSVRRDAEAAWRDADDWLQQLRSQVRR encoded by the coding sequence GTGACGCCTCCCGCTGCATCGCCATCGCCCTCACCGCCACTCGACGCCGCCACGGTGGCCTATCTGGGACCGGAGGCGACCTTCACCCAGCAGGCCTTGCTGTCCCAACCCGACCTGGCCGCGCTGTCGATGACGGCGATGCCCACCATCTCCGACGTGCTCGCGGCCACCGCCGGCGGTGTGGTCGACCTCGGGTTCGTGCCCATCGAGAACGCCATCGAGGGTTCGGTCACGGTCACCCTCGACACCCTCGCCTTCGAGGCCGACCTCTACATCCAGCGCGAGGTCGTCATCGACGTGTCGCTCAACCTGCTGGGGTTGCCCGACGCCGACCTGGAGTCCATCACCAGGGTCGCGTCCTACCAGGTGGCCACCGCCCAGTGCCGCAACTTCCTGCTCACCCGACTGCCCGGCGTGGTCACCGAGGCCGCCAACTCCACCGCGGAGGCGGCGCGGCTGGTGGCCGAGCACGAGGATCCCACGGAGGCGGCGGTCGGCACTGCGCTCGCCGCCGAGGTCTACGGCCTGAAGGTGCTGGCCGAGGAGATCGAGGACCACCCCGGCAACCAGACACGGTTCGTCGCGGTGTCGGCCCACGGGATCCCCGCCCCGACCGGCCACGATCGGACCTCGATCGTGATCTTCCAGCGGGCCGACCGTCCGGGGAGCCTGCTGTCGATCCTGCAGGAGTTCGCGGCGCGGGCGATCAACCTCACCAAGCTCGAGTCGCGCCCGACCAAGAAGGGGCTGGGCGACTACTGCTTCATCATCGACCTCGAGGGCCACATCGACGACGAGCTGGTGGCCGACTGCCTGCGCGATCTCAAGAGCAAGCAGGCCGAGGTCAAGTTCCTGGGCTCGTACCCGGCTGCCGGCGATCAGGGGGTCAGCGTTCGGCGTGACGCCGAGGCCGCCTGGCGCGACGCCGACGACTGGTTGCAACAGCTCAGGAGCCAGGTGCGGCGCTGA
- the larB gene encoding nickel pincer cofactor biosynthesis protein LarB, which yields MDHQALRELLDEVERGELSPAAAATRLARLPFVDIGVAKVDHHRALRQGVVEAVYAPGKAPEVCAGIVGELLDGLDTGPVLLTRADDDQVKAVLAAHPSGVVHRSTVVWRPAALRPDRVVVATAGTADQPVADECIATLGALGFDPVRLTDVGVAGIHRLLAHVDVLTEADAVVVIAGMEGALASVVGGIVAAPVVAVPTSVGYGAGLEGVTALLGMLASCAAGVSVVGIDNGFGAAMAVSRALPGPRPPTEGVDRR from the coding sequence GTGGACCACCAGGCTCTGAGAGAGTTGCTCGACGAGGTCGAGCGAGGCGAGCTGTCGCCCGCCGCCGCCGCCACCCGACTCGCCCGTCTGCCCTTCGTCGACATCGGCGTGGCCAAGGTCGATCACCACCGCGCGCTGCGCCAGGGCGTGGTCGAAGCCGTCTACGCGCCGGGCAAGGCTCCCGAGGTGTGTGCAGGGATCGTCGGCGAGCTCCTGGACGGTCTCGACACGGGTCCGGTGCTGCTCACCAGGGCCGACGACGACCAGGTCAAGGCGGTGCTCGCCGCCCATCCCTCGGGCGTGGTGCACCGCAGCACCGTGGTGTGGCGACCGGCGGCGCTGCGCCCGGACCGAGTGGTCGTGGCCACCGCCGGCACCGCGGATCAGCCTGTCGCCGACGAGTGCATCGCCACCCTCGGGGCGTTGGGGTTCGACCCCGTGCGTCTGACCGATGTTGGCGTGGCGGGCATCCACCGGCTGCTCGCCCACGTCGACGTGCTCACCGAGGCCGACGCCGTGGTGGTCATCGCCGGCATGGAGGGTGCTCTGGCCAGCGTGGTCGGGGGAATCGTTGCCGCTCCGGTCGTGGCGGTCCCCACCAGCGTCGGGTACGGCGCCGGGCTCGAAGGCGTGACCGCGCTGCTGGGCATGCTCGCCAGCTGCGCGGCGGGCGTGAGCGTGGTCGGCATCGACAACGGCTTCGGGGCGGCCATGGCCGTGTCCCGTGCGCTCCCCGGGCCGCGCCCGCCGACCGAGGGCGTTGATCGCCGGTGA